A window of the Salvelinus sp. IW2-2015 unplaced genomic scaffold, ASM291031v2 Un_scaffold415, whole genome shotgun sequence genome harbors these coding sequences:
- the LOC112068321 gene encoding tetraspanin-3 yields MGQCGITSSKTVLVFLNLIFWAAAGILCYIGAYVFITYDDYDHFFEDVYTLIPASIIIAVGTLLFIIGLIGCCATIRESSCGLTAFAVILLLVFVTEVVVVVIGYIYRARVEDQVNHSIQKVYDEYNGTNTDAPSRAIDYVQRQLHCCGIHNYSDWRNTRWFKESRNDSVPVSCCKPNISNCTGTMSRPGDLYPEGCEALVVKKLKEIMMYVIWAALTFAAIQMLGMLCACVVLCRRGHDPAYELLVTGATYA; encoded by the exons ATGGGCCAGTGTGGAATTACTTCATCAAAGACCGTCCTGGTGTTTCTGAATCTAATATTCTGG GCTGCAGCTGGAATTCTGTGTTACATTGGAGCCTATGTGTTCATCACATATGATGACTATGACCACTTCTTTGAGGATGTGTACACCTTGATCCCAGCGTCCATTATAATAGCAGTCGGGACTCTGCTGTTTATCATTGGGCTGATTGGATGCTGTGCCACAATACGGGAAAGCTCCTGYGGACTAACAGCT TTTGCTGTCATTCTCCTGCTGGTGTTTGTCACAGAAGTTGTTGTGGTTGTTATTGGCTATATCTACAGAGCTAGG GTGGAAGATCAGGTGAACCACTCCATTCAGAAGGTGTATGATGAGTACAATGGCACCAACACAGATGCCCCCAGCCGTGCCATCGACTATGTGCAGAGACAG CTCCACTGCTGTGGCATTCACAACTACTCTGACTGGAGGAATACTCGCTGGTTCAAGGAGTCCAGAAACGACAGTGTTCCAGTCAGCTGCTGTAAACCCAACATCAGCAACTGTACTGGAACCATGAGCCGGCCTGGCGACCTCTACCCAGAG GGCTGTGAAGCTCTTGTTGtgaaaaagctgaaagaaatcatgaTGTATGTCATTTGGGCTGCTCTGACCTTCGCTGCAATACAG ATGCTGGGGatgctgtgtgcctgtgtggtgcTGTGCAGGAGGGGGCATGACCCGGCCTATGAGCTACTGGTCACCGGAGCRACCTACGCATGA